Below is a genomic region from Venturia canescens isolate UGA chromosome 1, ASM1945775v1, whole genome shotgun sequence.
AAAAAAAGTTAACTCAGCAAGCCGCTGATATGCCTCTATTGAATGCGGAACatcttggagaaaaacaatctAATGCAGAGAGGtgaacaaaagatttttctatttaagcaatgattttaaatattcagctatttttctgaataatgtAGAGTTGGCATTGTTGTAATGCAACAAAATTGTCTAGTTGCAGAAAACCTCAAGTTTTGTTTGATGTGTTAACTGTGAATAAgttggaatttaaaaaaaaattgaaaaacctttaatgaaaatgaaattcattggaGTTTATTTCATACGACAATCTTTATAAGGAAAGTGGAAATTTAATCTGTTGGAAAAATtacaattattttaaaaactgcaaaaatttgattcgatacaaaattCTGTGTGTCACAATAATGCAAAATTCAAATCCTATTTTTTCCACTAACAATTGGTATTCCTCtgcatgcaatttttttcaatcctcaGTCGATCAACTATAATTCACTACATAATTCTATGATCTTTGCAGTGTATTTTTCCTCCGTAATGGTTACCTGGTCTGCTCATAGCTTTCCCTGTGGATCCAATTGTCATCGagctttgttatttttttttatccatgcACTGTTTTCGttcgaataagaaaaattttacgGACGAGGCGCTTTCTTTGAAGATCCTCCCATCTGGAATGTCATTCATTGTGTTTGATGGAgtgtgaattatttatgagcGAAGACTAATAGAAAAATTATCCACAGGATCTCCATTACAGATTTAAGTGTTTCACTCTTCCAACAAAAACTGGAGGCTGCCCATTCAATTTCCGGTGCTAAAAAAAACCTGTGGATTCATATATCGTTGGATTATTGGGAATCGCCATTATGACCATTAAACATCATTATCTTCAATGGACTATTCAACAACGATCTGGCTGATTTTTTATGATGGATCAACATATCTGTGAATTTGTGTTggcattaaaaatttcgatttataaAGTGGCGAATGTTTGAAACAACATTTCAGCGTTTTTGCACGTCTGGATGTCATCGAAGAATTCGAAAGCGGAGGTAACATCGATTCCTTGACTGAACCTAAAAGCGATGACAGGACTACCATTTCAAATCGTGTGGACAAAGTAGGCATAATCGGCAGTTTCGATGGTGCATGGCAAACACGTGGTACGGGCCGTTCTTACAATAGTATGACAGGTACAATTTCGCATTAATTGTATGATATTTCATTGAAACAGCACAGTCTACATTTTCGAATGATTCTTTCAGCTCATGGTTCACTGATCGGATATCATACTGGCAAAGTATTATCATATGCAGTCCGTTCAAAGCGTTGCTTAAAGTGCGAGAAAGGACATCCTAAATCGTCACATGATTGTcggaaaaatttcgatcgaagCTCGAAAGCTATGGAGCCTGACATGGCGGTAGAAGCTCGTTGCTAAAAATCACCTTTTGGAAGAAGAAAATGTCTATATTTCAATTCTCATCGGTGATGATGATGCTTCGTCTATTGCGGCTATACGTCAAGAAGTGACATACACGATTGAAAAATGGTCTGATATCAATCACGCAAAAAAAAACCTAAGTAACAATCTGTACGCGATTTCTCTACCTAAACGACTGATTGACTACTTTACTAGAGCCTTTACCTATGCTCTGCAACAAAACAAGGATAAAGTAGAGGAAACAAAAGTTGCGTTACTAAACATTGTCAATCATGCGTACGGTGATCATAAACTATGCGGCGATTGGTGTCGGTCTCAGAACATGGAGGAAAACGAAACTCTTTACGTCCACAATGGATTACCAAATGGGGAGCCACTTACCGATCCGAATCTACGTGCTAAATTGACACCTATATTCGAAAAGTATGCaaagaatgcaaataaattagCACCTTGTGGTTCTTCCCAACCGAACGAGTCGTTTAACAGCATCGTGGCCAGCAAACACCCTAAAAATAAATTCTATGGTGCCTTAGAGTCAATGCCCTTCAGAGTAGCTGCTGCGGTCTGCCAAAAAAACTACGGCACATCATATATCCTCAAAGTATATGAAAAACTTTGCCTATCGCCTGGGAAAAATACTGAACCGTTTCGGCACGCCAAGGATGCAGAAAGGGCGAAAAACGCTATTAAAAGACGCAGCATTGCTTTCAAGCAACAGCGACTTTTTAGCAAGAAAAAGAGGTCAGCTCAAAATGCTAGCGCTAAAAAACAAGAGGGAATCACATACGAATCGGAATATGCAATGTCAGCAGGAACACAGTTTTCCTTCGACCAGCTAGTTCAATCGCACCGTAAGTTAAATTGCAGTGttttgatatttattattgttattgtgttTGTTATCGCAAATGTATATGATTATCACttcagaaaaaaacgttgctgataatgatgatgatgatgattcaACGTTGATTTTATTCGATCTCGAAACTAGTAGTCTGAGCAGAAATATGGCAGAAATATGTCAGgtaatcactctaaattattaatgacgtaTAGTGGTGACTATATAGAGTACAAGTTGTATAAATCTTTTGCAGATTGCAGCACGTCATGATGAAAATGAGTTCAACGTGTATATGGTTCCAAAAAGTATAGCTCCGAAAGCAACAAATGTTACAGGGTTGCATGTTGAAAACAACGATCTGTTCTTACATAATGTGTTACTGCCTACTCTACCACCTCGAGTTGCATTCGACAAATTCATGAGTTTTTTGCGCTCTGTTCAAAATAGAGTTATTTTAGTTGCTCACAATGGACTGAAGTACATAAAAACAATATCTCCTCATAAACATTCATTAAGTATATATTTTGAAACATTTCCATCACTTCCCATAGGTTTGATGCTCCCATTATTCTGCGATATCTCCAAAAATACGGGTTTCTTGAAGAATTCGAAAGGATTACTCGTGGTTTCTCAGATACTTTGCCCATTTTTAGAAATGAGCTGAAGGATCGAGCTAAccagaaaaagagtttttctctGACGTCTTTAGCAAACGACTTTCTTGGAGGAACAGCAGCTGATGGAGCTCATAATGCTTTGACTGATAtcaatatattaaaaaaattaattgaaacatTAAAAATCCCAGAAGAACATTTCCGAAAATCATCTCTCTCTGTACGGAAATTTATTTGGCAACAACAACTGACAGCTCATCGAACTAATCTGAAAGCTTCTTTGAAGGGCCTTGcacctgaaatttcgaaggGGATGATTTCAAAAATGGCTCAAGTGGGCATAAGTTtggatttattaaaaaaaacctaTACTGATGGTGGTCAGGATGCTATACGAATTTTATTGGCAGAGGATGTATCCGGAAAACCTCGAGTGACCAAAAACGCTTCGATAATTGcaaaagttgtaaaaaaaatggaaaacaacgaataaaaacatttcaacTTCTGCAACaatacaatttattcaaaaattatttgcATGATCTTTTCCTACTTCCTTTCCAACTGCATTTGTTATAATTTTACACGGACTAGTTTAacagtttttttcactccattGAAACAATCACAGACACGTAAAAGAACTTTCAATCACTGaatatattaataaattatttacaaaCACTTTTTCGTTTGTAAATAAACTGGTATTAAACGGTTACGATCTTAGTTAAACTGTTCATTCGCATGCCCGTGATCGCACATTTGACCAGCAAAGCCTATCGTAGGTTATGTTACGGCTTTTGAGAGTATGCAGCGTTGCCAGCTCACTCTAAGAATTTTTCAGCGCGGACCGATCGAACGGCTCAACGAGGTTATTTCGTTTTCTGCAACTTCaactaaaaaaatcgaaaaaactaATTCGATAACCCGTTTTTTTTATGCTACGAAATTAATCCCTGATTATTCGTTTATAACTGGGGATCAAAATTTTATGGCTATCTAATATCTAAATGCATGAAATATACGATCGAAATAAGATCCGAAGGGTGACGTCATCAGACAACGGGTTAAAGTAACGTATTTTGGAATTTAATTTCTTGCTTTGATTGTCGATAAGCTGCTCCAAATTTTTTCCAGATGAAAATCGAGAGTTCAATCCACAACatatttaaaatttaataTTGTGTCTAATAATTGACCTTCTGCTACGACctccttaaacgtctttgaattctgttgctctgttgaattatgttcgcttagttttttttgctgctttgagttctggcataataaatgttagaagttttcgggtactttttttcagcaactatcaaactggataattggacctcagcggccacttgcaaactttggaaatatatttcattgggggcacgttttggatgaaatgaaatctctagattcagaatgcaaaagcgacatttaaagtgggcaaatctgttggatttttcgtgtcttgactttgatctatctttcatttgaattttgaagaaaagggataaataaaatctgttctatt
It encodes:
- the LOC122411280 gene encoding uncharacterized protein — its product is MEENETLYVHNGLPNGEPLTDPNLRAKLTPIFEKYAKNANKLAPCGSSQPNESFNSIVASKHPKNKFYGALESMPFRVAAAVCQKNYGTSYILKVYEKLCLSPGKNTEPFRHAKDAERAKNAIKRRSIAFKQQRLFSKKKRSAQNASAKKQEGITYESEYAMSAGTQFSFDQLVQSHQKNVADNDDDDDSTLILFDLETSSLSRNMAEICQIAARHDENEFNVYMVPKSIAPKATNVTGLHVENNDLFLHNVLLPTLPPRVAFDKFMSFLRSVQNRVILVAHNGLKYIKTISPHKHSLSIYFETFPSLPIGLMLPLFCDISKNTGFLKNSKGLLVVSQILCPFLEMS